Proteins encoded in a region of the Phaenicophaeus curvirostris isolate KB17595 chromosome 1, BPBGC_Pcur_1.0, whole genome shotgun sequence genome:
- the DIS3 gene encoding exosome complex exonuclease RRP44 — translation MLTSRSFLRRTRAGAVVKVVREHYLREDIPCGAAACRLCPAARGLQARPDGAPSALCPGPHYLLPDTNLLLHQIDILEDPVIKNVIVLQTVLQEVRHRSAPVYKRIRDVIQNPEKHFYSFTNEHHRETYVEQQKGENSNDRNDRAIRVAVKWYNEHLKKIEDEEKIQVIFLTNDRINKEKAVEEGITAYTCEEYIKSLTANPDLVDRLACVSDEGKEIESGKIIFPEHIPLSKLQQGIKSGIYLQGAFRASRENYLEGTVWVHGDAEENKEIIIQGLKHLNRAVHEDIVAVELLAKDEWVAPSSVVLQDDGQNEDNIENEEEKENILKASVNKDMLRPTGKVVGIIKRNWRPFCGMLSKSQIKEARRHLFTPADRRIPRIRIETRQADTLEGQRIIVAIDGWPRNSRYPNGHFVKNLGRAGDKETETEVLLLEHDVPHQPFSQCVLNFLPKMPWTITEQDMKYREDLRHLCVCSVDPPGCTDIDDALHWRELENGNTEVGVHIADVSHFIRPGNALDQESAKRGTTVYLCEKRIDMVPELLSSNLCSLRSNVDRLAFSCIWEMNHKAEILKTRFTKSIINSKASLTYAEAQMRIDSATMNDDITTSLRGLNKLAKILKKKRIDNGALTLSSPEVRFHMDSETHDPIDLQTKELKETNSMVEEFMLLANISVAQKIYDEFPEFALLRKHPAPPPSNYDILVKAANSKNLEIKTDSAKALAESLDKAESAAFPYVNTLLRILATRCMMQAVYFCSGMDNDFHHYGLASPIYTHFTSPIRRYADIIVHRLLAVAIGADSTYPELTDKHKLADICKNLNYRHKMAQYAQRASVAFHTQLFFKSKGVVNEDAYILFVRKNAIVVLIPKYGLEGTVFFEEKDKPTPKLDYNNEIPSLTVEDTTLHVFDKVKVNVTLDASNIQHQKIRMVLVEPKISGSDESATLSTATSSKDEPEKKKKKLQK, via the exons ATGCTGACCTCGCGCTCGTTCCTGCGGCGCACGCGGGCGGGCGCGGTGGTGAAGGTGGTGCGCGAGCACTACCTGCGCGAGGACATCCCCTGCGGCGCCGCCGCCTGCCGCCTCTGCCCCGCCGCCCGCGGCCTCCAGGCGCGGCCCGACGGCGCCCCCAGCGCCCTCTGCCCCGGCCCGCACTACCTCCTGCCCGACACCAacctccttctccaccag ATTGATATACTTGAAGATCCCGTTATTAAGAATGTCATTGTGCTACAGACAGTCTTACAAGAAGTCAGGCATCGGAGTGCACCGGTGTACAAGCGAATTAGGGACGTGATTCAAAACCCTGAAAAGCATTTCTATTCCTTCACCAATGAACATCATAG agAAACATACGTAGagcaacagaaaggagaaaattctaATGACCGCAATGACAGAGCCATTCGGGTAGCAGTAAAATGGTACAACGAACACTTGAAGAAAATAGAGGACGAGGAGAAAATCCAAGTTATCTTTTTAACGAACGACAGAATTAATAAAGAGAAAGCTGTAGAGGAAGGGATAACTGCTTATACGT GTGAGGAGTATATAAAAAGCTTGACAGCTAATCCTGATCTTGTAGATCGTCTTGCTTGTGTATCTGATGAAGGG aaagaaatagagagtggaaaaataattttcccagaACATATTCCTCTTAGCAAACTACAGCAAGGGATAAAATCTGGTATTTACCTCCAAGGAGCCTTCAGAGCAAGCAGAGAGAATTATCTTGAAGGTACTGTTTGGGTTCatggagatgctgaagaaaataaagag ATAATTATACAGGGACTGAAACATTTAAACCGAGCAGTTCATGAAGATATTGTAGCTGTGGAGTTGCTGGCAAAAGATGAGTGGGTTGCACCATCCTCAGTGGTCTTGCAGGATGATGGCCAGAATGAGGACAACATTGAaaatgaagaggagaaagaaaacatt CTGAAGGCTTCTGTTAACAAGGACATGCTGAGACCTACAGGAAAAGTAGTGGGCATAATAAAACGAAACTGGCGGCCGTTTTGTGGCATGCTTTCCAAATCACAGATCAAAGAG GCAAGGCGACATTTGTTTACACCAGCTGATCGCAGAATTCCTCGCATTCGAATAGAAACGAGACAAGCAGATACATTGGAAGGACAAAGAATAATTGTTGCTATTGATGGCTGGCCCAGGAATTCCAGGTATCCTAAT GGTCATTTTGTAAAGAACTTGGGACGTGCTGGAGAtaaagagacagagacagaagtTCTTTTGCTTGAACATGACGTTCCTCATCAGCCTTTTTCACAGTGTGTCCTTAATTTCCTACCAAAAATGCCATGGACCATTACAGAACAG GATATGAAATACCGCGAGGACTTAAGGCATCTGTGTGTTTGTAGTGTTGATCCTCCTGGCTGTACGGATATTGATGATGCATTACATTGGAGAGaattagaaaatggaaatacagag GTTGGTGTACATATTGCAGACGTCAGCCATTTTATTCGCCCAGGAAATGCTTTGGATCAGGAGTCGGCAAAAAGAGGAACAACAGTATATCTGTGTGAAAAG AGGATTGATATGGTTCCAGAGTTACTTAGTTCCAATTTATGCTCCCTGAGATCTAATGTGGACAG GCTTGCATTTTCATGTATCTGGGAGATGAACCATAAGGCTGAAATTCTAAAAACAAGATTTACGAAGAGTATTATTAATTCCAAG GCTTCTCTTACTTATGCTGAAGCACAGATGAGAATTGATTCAGCAACTATGAATGATGATATTACTACAAGCCTACGTGGACTAAACAAATTGGCAAaaattctgaagaagaaaagaattgatAATGG AGCCTTAACTCTTTCCTCACCAGAAGTTCGTTTCCACATGGACAGTGAGACTCATGATCCTATTGATCTGCAGACTAAAGAGCTCAA AGAAACAAATTCAATGGTTGAAGAGTTTATGTTGCTTGCGAATATCTCAGTAGCACAAAAAATTTATGATGAGTTCCCAGAGTTTGCCTTGCTCCGGAAACATCCTGCTCCTCCCCCGTCAAATTATGACATCCTTGTGAAGGCTGCAAATTCCAAG AATTTGGAAATTAAGACAGATTCAGCAAAGGCTTTAGCTGAATCATTAGACAAGGCTGAATCTGCTGCATTCCCCTATGTAAACACACTGCTACGAATTTTGGCCACGCGCTGCATGATGCAAGctgtttatttctgctctgGAATGGATAATGATTTTCATCACTATGGTTTAGCCTCACCTATTTATACCCACTTTACCTCACCCATTAgaag GTATGCTGACATTATTGTACATCGACTTTTGGCAGTGGCCATAGGAGCAGACAGTACTTACCCAGAACTTACAGATAAGCATAAACTAGCAGATATATGTAAAAATCTCAACTACCGACATAAAATGGCTCAATATGCACAAAGAGCATCTGTTGCATTCCATACGCAG CTGTTCTTCAAAAGCAAAGGAGTAGTGAATGAAGATGCATATATAttatttgtaagaaaaaatgCAATTGTGGTTCTGATCCCTAAGTATGGGTTAGAAGGAACGGtcttctttgaagaaaaagataaaCCAACACCAAAACTGGATTACAACAATGAG ATACCATCACTTACTGTGGAAGACACAACATTACATGTATTCGATAAAGTTAAAGTGAATGTTACGTTAGATGCTTCCAACATCCAGCATCAGAAAATTCGGATGGTGTTGGTAGAACCAAAG